In a genomic window of Prochlorococcus marinus subsp. marinus str. CCMP1375:
- a CDS encoding RNB domain-containing ribonuclease — protein MFTVAKILELLPQEGSLEIKTLEKMLKLSRKIERTRLEIAIKALAKLGIIEQKNDHHIQKGNIENTIPATIRCSSKGYCFAVREDGEEDIYIREKFLNHAWHGDKVLVRISREGIRRRSPEGEVLCILERTKTNILGTINENNNEIIGKPLDERILSSINLPLENSRFIDKDEKINIVDIKINRYPIGQLPATGEIVRKLSLNNGPEGDLEIIKTKYNLLDSSVAPNVALKKPLQKNRNNLESQPCILFKSWSSKNCPLLPALYSEPSNGGMTLWIHIPTIGERLNYGSKLDEWIRNRSNSICFGEEWQCFLGDKLNKEAGFEIGKSNSAITLELFIDKNGKCQSWEFYLSTIKPVAKVSQKNLDDILKRKKRSRIVPASLKLLKDYINNIEDLLYISKIINENLIKAGLIQLDLPVPVIENLEDLDKTVPGGEFNGWSDTYKDKDPQSIISVFTKYANIILKDHFISYNISFIALKFKQPDNIQLNDVIKSALVLDTKINVNEEGIISFKDLILSLKESPNKRLIEKIISNTILDKYYSIPTSNSDDLGLSKEDSTNLISADIEAPWSSPGMNYADVINQFILLKLLNEGKSYKSKRKGSDQSLGSININQDNNWEIFDINAKEYLAKVCSKTNLRTLNTKKKQTKSFRNGLISMIQLRSVEKSIGKIIQGTITGVQSYGFFVEIDPSMSEGLVHVSTLEDDWYEYRSRQNLLIGRKNKKTFQIGDKVNVSIEKVDLLRNQIDLNVKIEDGNSEIESSQTVTTNHTK, from the coding sequence ATGTTTACGGTAGCCAAAATACTAGAACTGCTACCCCAAGAAGGGAGTCTAGAAATTAAGACTCTTGAAAAGATGCTGAAATTATCTCGCAAGATAGAACGCACAAGACTTGAAATTGCCATAAAAGCTCTAGCAAAACTAGGAATAATAGAGCAAAAGAATGACCATCATATTCAAAAAGGAAACATTGAAAATACAATTCCTGCGACAATCAGATGCAGCAGTAAAGGATATTGCTTTGCAGTTAGAGAAGATGGAGAAGAAGATATTTATATAAGAGAGAAATTCCTAAATCATGCATGGCATGGCGATAAAGTATTAGTACGAATAAGCAGAGAAGGTATACGCAGAAGATCACCAGAAGGTGAAGTATTATGCATATTAGAGAGAACCAAAACAAATATCTTAGGAACAATCAATGAAAATAACAATGAAATTATAGGAAAGCCATTAGATGAAAGGATTTTATCTTCTATAAATTTACCATTAGAAAATAGTAGATTTATTGATAAAGATGAAAAAATAAATATTGTAGATATAAAAATTAACAGATATCCTATTGGTCAATTACCAGCAACTGGAGAAATAGTTAGGAAATTAAGTTTAAATAACGGCCCAGAAGGAGACTTGGAGATTATTAAAACAAAATACAACTTATTAGATAGTTCTGTAGCACCTAATGTAGCGTTAAAGAAACCTTTGCAGAAGAACAGAAATAACCTAGAAAGTCAACCTTGCATACTTTTTAAGAGCTGGTCTTCTAAGAATTGCCCATTACTTCCAGCACTATATTCCGAGCCAAGTAATGGAGGCATGACATTGTGGATTCATATACCTACTATTGGTGAAAGATTAAATTACGGTAGCAAGTTAGACGAATGGATCAGAAATAGATCGAATTCAATTTGTTTTGGTGAAGAATGGCAATGTTTTTTAGGCGATAAGCTTAATAAAGAAGCTGGATTCGAAATTGGCAAATCAAACTCTGCAATAACATTAGAACTATTTATAGATAAAAATGGAAAATGTCAATCCTGGGAATTTTATTTAAGTACTATAAAGCCAGTAGCTAAGGTCTCACAAAAGAATTTAGATGATATTCTCAAGAGAAAGAAAAGATCACGTATTGTACCTGCTAGTTTAAAGTTATTAAAAGATTATATAAATAATATTGAGGACCTATTATATATCTCCAAAATAATAAATGAGAATTTGATCAAGGCAGGATTAATTCAATTAGATTTACCTGTTCCTGTAATAGAAAATTTAGAAGATTTAGATAAAACTGTTCCAGGGGGAGAATTTAATGGATGGTCTGACACTTATAAAGACAAAGATCCACAATCTATTATCTCAGTCTTTACAAAGTATGCAAATATCATATTAAAAGATCATTTTATTTCTTATAACATTAGTTTTATAGCACTTAAATTTAAACAACCAGATAATATACAATTAAATGACGTAATCAAATCTGCATTAGTATTAGATACGAAAATAAATGTTAATGAAGAAGGCATTATTAGTTTTAAAGATCTTATTCTCAGCCTTAAGGAATCTCCTAATAAAAGGTTAATAGAGAAAATAATTAGCAATACTATTTTAGATAAATATTATTCAATACCAACTAGTAATTCAGATGATTTAGGTTTATCTAAAGAAGATTCAACTAATTTAATCAGTGCAGATATTGAGGCACCATGGTCATCTCCTGGAATGAATTATGCTGATGTGATTAACCAATTCATTCTTTTAAAGCTTCTTAATGAAGGTAAATCATATAAAAGTAAAAGAAAAGGTAGCGACCAATCTCTTGGTTCAATTAATATTAACCAAGACAATAACTGGGAAATCTTTGATATAAATGCTAAGGAATACTTAGCTAAGGTTTGTAGCAAAACAAACCTTAGGACATTAAATACCAAGAAAAAACAAACTAAGTCATTTAGGAATGGATTGATTTCAATGATTCAATTAAGATCAGTAGAAAAGAGTATAGGTAAAATAATACAAGGAACTATAACTGGCGTTCAGAGCTATGGTTTTTTTGTAGAGATAGATCCTTCAATGTCAGAAGGACTTGTTCATGTAAGTACATTAGAAGATGACTGGTATGAATACAGGTCAAGGCAAAATCTATTAATAGGAAGGAAGAATAAGAAAACCTTCCAGATTGGAGATAAGGTTAATGTAAGTATTGAAAAAGTTGATTTACTTCGCAACCAAATAGATTTGAATGTAAAAATTGAAGATGGCAATTCAGAAATAGAATCCTCTCAAACTGTTACTACCAATCATACAAAGTAA
- the psb30 gene encoding photosystem II reaction center protein Ycf12/Psb30: protein MTEKLQKIHFILIDPSEIYNTKTNFVRKMGNLLPLVAVALAGPAIIALVFYRRGA from the coding sequence ATGACAGAGAAATTACAAAAAATACATTTCATCTTAATTGATCCATCTGAGATTTATAATACAAAAACAAATTTCGTACGTAAAATGGGCAACCTTCTTCCTCTTGTAGCAGTAGCTCTCGCTGGGCCAGCCATTATTGCTTTAGTCTTTTATAGAAGAGGAGCTTAA
- a CDS encoding TMEM165/GDT1 family protein — protein sequence MTAKDLLNITKENSENGFYQTLVTTFTAVFLAELGDKTQIATFMLSAETGRPFIVFIAAATALILSSLMGVAIGSVLSKRINPRTLNTVAGFLMITISLFMLFEIIEGNNILTNILK from the coding sequence ATGACTGCAAAGGATTTACTAAATATTACCAAGGAAAACTCAGAAAACGGTTTTTACCAAACGTTAGTAACCACATTTACAGCAGTATTTCTAGCTGAACTTGGAGACAAGACACAAATAGCTACATTCATGTTATCAGCTGAGACTGGACGACCATTTATTGTATTTATAGCAGCGGCTACAGCTCTAATATTATCAAGTCTTATGGGAGTTGCAATAGGATCTGTATTGTCTAAAAGGATCAATCCAAGAACCCTAAACACAGTTGCCGGATTTCTAATGATTACAATAAGCTTATTTATGCTATTTGAAATAATAGAAGGCAATAATATTCTTACTAATATACTAAAATGA
- a CDS encoding YkgJ family cysteine cluster protein: MARPLKWSCIEQCGACCKLSPESRTEAMEVLNNEEQELYLSLVGIDGWCKFYDKARRKCTVYKTRPSFCDVKNLCTTFKISESNTESFAIKCCKEQIKHIHGARSREMKRFISNIKQVK, translated from the coding sequence ATGGCTAGACCTTTAAAATGGAGTTGTATAGAGCAGTGTGGGGCATGTTGCAAGCTCTCCCCTGAAAGTAGAACCGAAGCGATGGAGGTACTAAATAATGAAGAGCAAGAATTGTACTTATCACTTGTTGGTATAGATGGATGGTGTAAGTTCTACGACAAGGCACGGAGAAAATGTACTGTTTACAAAACTAGGCCTAGCTTTTGCGATGTAAAAAATTTATGTACAACTTTCAAAATCTCAGAGTCAAACACCGAGTCTTTTGCAATTAAGTGCTGTAAAGAACAAATAAAACATATCCATGGAGCAAGAAGCAGAGAGATGAAAAGGTTTATTTCTAATATTAAACAAGTAAAATAA
- the acsF gene encoding magnesium-protoporphyrin IX monomethyl ester (oxidative) cyclase translates to MTTTTSGAPASLGRNELPPHLDENLLTPRFYTTEFEKAAKTDLEIARKDFEAMFKEMEADYNLKHFDRKASLERLDELSPEDKAVYESYLVRSVVSEFSGFLLFKEISNRFKKAGRQELGQFFTFLARDEARHAGFLGRALKTEGINVDLPNLPKKRAATFFPLSWVLYSLYLSEKIGYWRYILINRHLKANPDKVCAPLFDFFEPWCQDENRHGDCINLMMRCWPGMTKGFRGKLLSRFFLWTVFLTHTLTVCERGEFYELLGIDPVLFDEEVIIQTNNTSKNAFPWVYKFEDGKFLSMRIDILNAFKKWRNQNGIKKPLALGKFVLLILKQFTLPMEKTDAVRYG, encoded by the coding sequence ATGACCACTACAACTTCAGGTGCACCTGCTTCATTGGGACGTAATGAACTACCACCACATTTAGATGAAAATCTTTTAACACCTCGCTTCTACACAACAGAGTTCGAAAAGGCAGCAAAAACAGACCTTGAGATTGCCAGGAAGGACTTTGAAGCGATGTTCAAGGAAATGGAAGCTGATTACAACCTTAAACATTTTGATAGAAAAGCTTCTCTTGAAAGGCTTGACGAACTATCTCCTGAAGACAAAGCAGTTTATGAAAGTTATTTGGTTCGCTCAGTTGTCTCAGAATTCTCTGGATTTTTACTCTTTAAGGAAATCTCTAATAGATTTAAAAAAGCTGGCAGGCAAGAGTTAGGCCAATTCTTTACATTCCTTGCCAGAGATGAAGCCCGACATGCTGGATTTCTTGGAAGAGCATTAAAAACAGAGGGTATCAATGTAGATCTACCAAATTTGCCAAAGAAGAGAGCAGCAACATTCTTCCCTTTAAGCTGGGTACTTTATTCCTTATACTTATCTGAAAAAATTGGATATTGGAGATATATATTAATCAACAGACACCTAAAAGCTAATCCTGACAAGGTTTGTGCACCTTTGTTTGACTTTTTTGAACCATGGTGCCAAGACGAAAATAGACATGGAGATTGTATAAATTTGATGATGCGCTGTTGGCCTGGGATGACTAAGGGTTTTAGAGGAAAATTACTAAGCAGATTTTTCCTCTGGACTGTTTTTCTAACTCACACATTAACGGTATGCGAAAGAGGGGAATTCTATGAACTTCTTGGTATAGATCCAGTTTTGTTTGATGAAGAAGTAATTATTCAAACCAACAATACCTCAAAGAATGCATTCCCATGGGTTTACAAATTTGAGGACGGAAAATTCCTAAGCATGAGAATAGATATATTAAACGCATTCAAGAAATGGAGAAATCAAAATGGTATTAAAAAGCCTTTGGCACTTGGTAAATTCGTTTTATTAATTCTGAAGCAATTTACTCTCCCAATGGAAAAAACAGATGCAGTACGATATGGCTAG
- the recJ gene encoding single-stranded-DNA-specific exonuclease RecJ, whose product MSNLTWEIPKHIDFHSIEYDYLGTIIKEILYRRGFQSKSDIQNFIEPSKPPNALFHFPFLNIASERVISAIKNHEEIAICGDYDADGMTSTALLIDVLTKLNAKPIPLIPSRQDDGYGLNKAIIDKIVALNINLLITVDNGVSAIEELKYAKSLGIDVIVTDHHKINHQLNDAFALIHPETTPEKSPYRSIAGVGVTYILAEDIAKKLNKEEILNLSKDLLCIGTIADMSKLEGANRYWLKHWIYKLKDSTSLGLQAIYKNSKLNNLQIKTNDISFKIAPRINSIGRIDDPKLILDLLIEKDQSKVDHMANRCEEINRLRKKLCLIVEKEALNILEKKDAQIDSFILLAQGHWNHGVIGIVASRIMNKYLRPTAILSSEGEGLLRASVRSPKNFHVTEALGKCSDLLEKYGGHAAAAGFTVKASNLMALEKKLNSIAETWLSQNEVAKISPEARIDFSQINDELLGDLKKLEPFGIGNQKPLFWTNSCEVTKYRIGYFGELRISLKNADISFDAIKWEFSKKDINLPKTINIAFNIDISTKQDKDIVCLNIVDFVPDFKIKKFRLNQRIYSCEENVNKTISIYNKDNQKILCDIQSKSKFIDCIKDLHPYTIVIIKEAMTVLGIKL is encoded by the coding sequence TTGTCAAACCTTACCTGGGAAATACCAAAACATATAGATTTTCACTCTATAGAATATGATTATTTAGGAACAATTATAAAAGAGATACTTTACCGCAGAGGTTTTCAGAGCAAGTCAGATATTCAGAACTTTATTGAGCCAAGCAAACCACCAAACGCTCTCTTCCATTTTCCATTTCTAAACATAGCTTCAGAGCGAGTAATAAGTGCGATAAAAAATCATGAAGAAATAGCAATTTGTGGTGATTACGATGCTGATGGAATGACAAGTACAGCATTACTTATAGATGTACTAACTAAATTAAATGCAAAACCTATACCGTTGATTCCTTCTAGGCAAGATGATGGTTATGGACTAAATAAAGCTATAATAGATAAGATAGTAGCCTTAAATATAAATTTACTAATTACAGTAGATAATGGTGTATCAGCAATAGAAGAACTTAAGTACGCCAAAAGTCTTGGTATAGATGTCATAGTTACAGATCACCACAAAATAAATCATCAACTTAATGACGCATTTGCTCTGATACATCCTGAGACTACACCTGAGAAATCACCTTACAGATCAATTGCAGGAGTAGGTGTTACGTATATACTGGCTGAAGATATAGCAAAAAAGTTAAATAAGGAAGAAATTCTAAATTTATCGAAAGACTTATTATGTATAGGAACGATTGCTGATATGTCTAAATTAGAAGGTGCTAATAGATATTGGTTAAAACATTGGATATATAAACTTAAGGATTCAACAAGTTTAGGTTTACAAGCAATCTACAAAAATAGCAAACTAAATAATCTGCAAATAAAAACTAATGACATTAGCTTCAAAATAGCTCCCCGAATTAATTCAATAGGACGAATCGATGACCCAAAATTGATTCTTGATTTGTTAATAGAAAAAGATCAATCAAAGGTTGATCACATGGCAAATAGGTGTGAGGAGATTAATAGGCTTAGGAAAAAACTTTGCTTAATTGTAGAAAAAGAAGCCTTGAATATTCTTGAAAAGAAAGATGCCCAAATAGATTCTTTTATTTTACTTGCTCAAGGTCATTGGAATCATGGGGTAATAGGCATAGTCGCTTCAAGAATTATGAATAAATATTTAAGGCCTACAGCTATCCTTTCAAGTGAAGGAGAAGGGCTATTAAGGGCATCAGTTAGATCACCAAAAAACTTTCATGTCACTGAAGCACTTGGGAAATGCTCAGATTTGTTAGAGAAATATGGAGGTCATGCTGCTGCAGCTGGTTTTACTGTCAAAGCTTCTAATCTAATGGCGCTCGAAAAAAAACTAAATTCAATAGCTGAAACCTGGTTGAGCCAAAACGAAGTAGCCAAAATCTCGCCAGAAGCACGTATAGATTTCTCACAAATTAATGATGAATTATTAGGTGATCTGAAGAAACTAGAGCCTTTTGGTATTGGTAATCAAAAGCCATTATTTTGGACTAACTCATGTGAAGTAACTAAATATAGAATTGGATATTTTGGAGAGTTAAGAATTAGCCTTAAGAATGCAGATATTAGCTTTGATGCAATCAAATGGGAATTCTCTAAAAAAGATATTAATTTGCCCAAAACAATAAATATAGCCTTTAATATTGATATTTCAACTAAGCAAGATAAAGATATAGTTTGTTTAAACATAGTTGACTTTGTCCCTGATTTTAAAATTAAGAAATTTAGATTAAATCAAAGGATATATTCTTGTGAGGAAAATGTAAATAAAACAATCAGTATTTATAACAAGGATAATCAAAAGATTCTTTGTGATATTCAATCAAAAAGTAAATTCATCGATTGTATTAAGGATTTGCATCCCTACACAATAGTCATCATAAAGGAGGCAATGACTGTCCTTGGGATCAAACTCTAA
- a CDS encoding TMEM165/GDT1 family protein, translated as MISAIFISTFLTIFLAELGDKTQIATLAISGTSKRPLAVFIGSSSALVLASFLGVALGGSISNVIPTYILQITASIGFFIIGLSLLISTKETT; from the coding sequence ATGATATCTGCAATCTTTATCTCTACCTTCTTGACTATATTCCTAGCGGAATTAGGAGATAAAACTCAAATAGCGACTTTGGCAATTAGTGGGACTAGCAAAAGACCATTAGCTGTATTTATTGGCTCATCAAGCGCACTAGTTTTAGCAAGTTTTCTTGGAGTGGCTTTAGGAGGTTCAATATCGAACGTCATTCCTACTTATATATTGCAAATAACTGCTTCTATAGGGTTTTTCATAATAGGCCTAAGCCTTCTCATATCAACCAAAGAAACTACTTAA
- a CDS encoding DUF2996 domain-containing protein, with amino-acid sequence MENNQDLSANNPPLSPEARKSSQLEGEKSLIKKKPPKLEEKPFEEFVNKHLIPEISNSLSSKGISLESIILKKDQRPVVGGECWIVYGELLNGKRFWITFNSDDIKSTKNICLAESSSEAALLESFLIDEKKITLQLLTSRFMQRLNGQKWLGDN; translated from the coding sequence TTGGAAAATAATCAAGACCTATCAGCAAATAATCCCCCCTTAAGCCCTGAGGCAAGGAAATCCTCTCAGTTAGAAGGAGAAAAGTCGCTCATTAAGAAAAAACCGCCAAAATTAGAGGAAAAGCCCTTTGAAGAATTCGTAAATAAGCATCTAATTCCAGAAATAAGCAACTCATTAAGTTCTAAAGGTATCTCATTAGAATCAATTATATTAAAAAAGGATCAAAGGCCTGTAGTCGGAGGAGAATGCTGGATTGTCTATGGAGAATTATTAAATGGCAAAAGATTTTGGATTACATTTAATTCTGACGATATTAAATCGACTAAAAATATTTGTCTTGCAGAATCTTCCTCAGAAGCAGCTCTTTTAGAATCTTTTCTTATTGATGAGAAAAAAATAACTCTTCAATTATTAACCTCTAGGTTCATGCAAAGACTTAATGGGCAAAAATGGCTTGGAGATAACTGA
- a CDS encoding flavin prenyltransferase UbiX — translation MSSIVLAITGASAQILAERSIDLLLRCNQKLDVIISKGAYEVWKSEMNVNIPAEGAKQATFWRNRLKNNQGEIICHKWNDNSATIASGSFRTKGMVIVPCSMGTIGRIASGSSINLIERCADVHLKEGRPLIISPRESPFNLIHLRNMTTLCEAGAKIIPCIPAWYSKPKDLEEVIDFMVVRLYDLFDLNMKDINRWKGN, via the coding sequence ATGTCTTCAATAGTATTAGCAATTACAGGAGCCTCTGCTCAAATTCTAGCCGAGAGGTCTATAGATCTTCTGCTTAGGTGCAATCAGAAATTAGATGTAATTATTAGTAAGGGAGCATATGAGGTATGGAAGTCAGAGATGAATGTCAATATTCCAGCAGAAGGAGCCAAGCAAGCTACTTTTTGGAGAAATCGATTAAAAAACAATCAAGGGGAAATAATATGCCATAAATGGAATGATAACTCAGCAACAATAGCAAGTGGTAGTTTTAGAACTAAAGGCATGGTTATTGTTCCTTGCTCAATGGGAACAATAGGTAGAATAGCTTCAGGTAGTTCAATAAATTTAATAGAAAGGTGTGCAGATGTTCATTTAAAAGAAGGAAGGCCGTTAATTATTTCGCCTAGAGAAAGTCCATTCAACCTTATTCATCTCAGGAATATGACAACACTTTGTGAGGCAGGAGCTAAAATTATTCCTTGTATTCCTGCCTGGTATTCAAAACCTAAGGATTTAGAAGAAGTTATAGATTTTATGGTTGTCAGATTATACGATTTATTTGATTTAAATATGAAAGATATCAACAGATGGAAAGGTAACTAA
- a CDS encoding 2Fe-2S iron-sulfur cluster-binding protein: MKSHKITVRLRDQNRIISKEIPEGESILRKFEEDGEVLPFSCRNGCCTTCAVRILSGTIDQHDGIGLSKQMQENGYGLLCIAKVTGPADLETQDEDEVYELQFGRYLGSIKNRTGNPFDM, translated from the coding sequence ATGAAATCTCATAAAATAACCGTACGATTACGGGACCAAAATAGAATAATCTCAAAGGAAATTCCCGAGGGAGAAAGCATACTTCGTAAATTTGAAGAAGATGGCGAAGTACTACCTTTTTCTTGTAGAAATGGATGTTGTACAACATGTGCTGTTCGAATACTTTCTGGCACCATCGATCAGCATGATGGTATTGGTCTCTCTAAACAGATGCAAGAAAATGGTTATGGACTCCTTTGTATTGCAAAAGTTACAGGTCCAGCAGATCTAGAAACGCAAGACGAAGATGAAGTTTATGAATTACAGTTTGGAAGATATTTAGGTTCTATAAAAAATAGGACAGGCAATCCCTTTGATATGTGA
- a CDS encoding TldD/PmbA family protein, which translates to MKVALTKARFSENFLKTDQIDDHLKRNLEELLAYGISAGADFVEIFIENIDSIAFLAEQDTVTSVNPSIGKGVGIRVFLGNKDGFVSTNDFSEQGLKFALDQALGMLGLERNSISKYSFNGLNVINDYGKAKSGYLSLCPSLKESTNKVLEATSLLQKHGPHISVRRGSYSKTFQEVIVASSDGTYGRDLRLYQSIGLNVLALDKQYRSSIGRRIGSAGKPNTLLDWDAEATAKEINESAEKMLYAKYVSAGQMPAVLANKFGGVIFHEACGHLLETTQIERGTTPFEQKLNQQIANKAVTAVDEGLTDGAFGSISMDDEGMETQKTVLIENGILKQFLSDRAGELRTGHNRTGSGRRQSYAFAAASRMRNTYIEKGPYDPNELIESIDNGIYCKSMGGGSVGATGQFNFSVEEGYLIKNGKLTDPVKGATLIGEAKEVMPRISMCANDLDLAAGFCGSISGNINVTVGQPHIKVDSITVGGR; encoded by the coding sequence GTGAAAGTGGCATTAACAAAAGCACGATTTAGTGAAAACTTTCTTAAAACCGACCAAATAGACGATCATCTCAAGAGAAATCTAGAGGAACTATTAGCTTATGGAATATCAGCAGGCGCAGATTTTGTCGAGATATTCATCGAAAATATAGACAGTATTGCCTTTCTTGCAGAGCAAGATACCGTCACAAGTGTTAATCCATCCATAGGGAAAGGTGTGGGCATTAGAGTCTTTCTTGGAAATAAAGATGGATTTGTTTCTACAAATGATTTTTCAGAGCAGGGTTTAAAATTTGCGCTCGACCAAGCTTTGGGAATGCTTGGTTTAGAAAGAAATTCAATATCAAAATACTCATTTAATGGGTTAAATGTAATTAATGACTATGGCAAAGCAAAATCAGGATATTTATCTCTATGTCCTTCTCTTAAAGAAAGTACAAATAAAGTTCTTGAAGCTACAAGTTTGCTACAAAAACATGGTCCTCATATAAGTGTTAGGAGAGGAAGTTATTCCAAAACATTTCAAGAAGTCATAGTTGCTTCTAGTGACGGTACTTATGGCAGAGATCTACGTTTATATCAGTCAATTGGTTTAAATGTACTTGCATTAGACAAGCAATATCGCTCTAGCATTGGAAGAAGAATTGGTTCAGCAGGAAAACCCAATACCTTACTAGATTGGGATGCTGAAGCTACTGCTAAGGAGATTAATGAAAGTGCAGAAAAAATGTTGTATGCGAAATATGTAAGTGCTGGTCAAATGCCAGCAGTACTAGCAAACAAATTTGGTGGTGTGATTTTTCACGAAGCATGTGGTCATTTATTAGAAACCACTCAAATTGAAAGAGGGACAACACCTTTCGAACAAAAGTTAAATCAACAAATAGCTAATAAAGCCGTAACAGCTGTAGATGAAGGGCTTACCGATGGTGCCTTTGGTTCAATATCCATGGATGATGAGGGCATGGAAACACAGAAAACAGTGCTTATAGAAAACGGAATTTTAAAACAATTTCTAAGTGATAGAGCTGGAGAATTACGGACAGGTCATAACAGAACTGGTAGTGGTAGGAGGCAAAGCTATGCATTTGCAGCTGCAAGTCGAATGCGAAACACTTATATAGAAAAAGGCCCTTATGATCCTAATGAGCTTATTGAAAGTATTGATAATGGTATATATTGTAAATCCATGGGAGGAGGAAGTGTAGGTGCAACAGGGCAATTCAATTTTTCTGTAGAAGAGGGTTATTTAATTAAAAATGGGAAATTAACAGATCCAGTAAAAGGAGCCACGTTAATAGGAGAAGCAAAAGAAGTTATGCCACGAATTTCTATGTGCGCTAATGACCTTGACCTGGCTGCTGGTTTTTGCGGCTCAATTAGCGGCAATATAAATGTAACTGTAGGACAACCACATATAAAAGTAGATTCAATAACAGTTGGAGGTAGATAA